The sequence ACCACACTTCATCGCCGCCATTAAACGCTATATTATTGTTGAACAAGCCATTTTTGGGCATGTATGAGTAGCAGGTAAAAAGAAACTTTTCTGCAGAGCTGCGCAGGGTAAACGCGTTTTCTACCGTTGCAATATTATCCGGAACAATGTCGAGATATTTTTTGCATGAGGATACTGTCCCCAGCAGGCAAATTATTAATATGATCTTTATACTTTTCATCTTCAAATAGTTTTAAAATCCGGCCTGGATACCAAAATTGATTACACGCTGGTTAGGGTATTTAAGGCCATTGCCCCCCATCTCTACATCCCATAATTTAAAGCCGCTTAAGGTTGCCAGGTTGGTACCGTTAGCATATATGCGCACGCTGGCCAATCCGGCTTTACGTACTAAATTTTTAGGCAGGGTGTAACCTATTTCTACCTGCTTAACCCTCAGGAACGATCCATCGCGCATAAACCAGGTGCTGGGCTGCGCGTTATTTACGTTGTTCGCTGCATCGGGGCTAAGGCGTGGCCATAGGGCATAAAGGTTCCGGTTTCCTTCAGACCAATGATCATCGGCGTACGCTTTTAAAAGCTGGTTTACGGGCTGCATACCCGGGTAGTCGGTCGATTTTTCGCGGTAGTTGGTAAACGGCGCGGTAGCTGTAGGATCTATCCAAAACGATACGTGTCCCGATCCCTGGAAAAACGCAGAGAAATCCACCGATTTATAGCTTGATGAAAAACCAAAACCGTAGACGATCTCCGGACTGGTAGGGAAACCGATGGGTACCATATCATCCTTATTGATCACGCCATCGTTATTAACATCCCTGAATTTGATATCGCCCGCGCGGGTGGGCGCGCTGCCAAAGTTTTGTGTGGGCGAGCTCCGTACCTCTTCATCGTCTACAAACAAGCGCTCGGCGATATAACCCCATTGCTGGCTGATCGGGCGCCCCACATGGTACGACCACGCATTAGGGTACATCGGCTCCTCATAGGCCGAGAAGAAATTACGTGCATAAGTAAAGTTGCCCAGGATATTAAAGGAAAGGTCTTTCCCGATACGACTGTTATACGTTAAGCTGATATCAACCGAGGTAGACCTGGATTTGCCCACATTAGCCTGTGGGGGCGACCCTTCCAGTCCCATAGTAAGTGGTATAGAAGCCCTGGGCATCAGGATGTTTGAACGATGTTCGATGAAATACTCGGCAGTGATATCCATTTTGCCAAAAAGGGTCATCTCTACGCCAAAGGTTGAGTTGCGGGCCGTTTCCCAGGTAATCTCGTTATTATCATAACGCGATACCGAGATACCATTGCGGCTATAAGCAGCATCGGTACCAAAGGCCGCGGCATACGCAGCATCGTTCATATTTACGTTAGACAGGTAGAAAAACCTGTCAGACGCGCTGCCGATAGCGTCATTGCCCACAAGGCCATAATTGCCCCTGATCTTAAATTTATCAACTACCTTTTTTAAAGGGTCCCAAAATTTCTCGTTAGAGATATACCAGGCCGCCCCTACTGAAGGAAAGAAACCAAAACGGTGACTGGTAGAGAAACGTTCGGAACCGTTATAGCCAAAGTTAAACTCCCCGAAAAAGCGGTTATCGTAAGCGTAAGTGGCCCTGCCACCTAAAGTAATATTTCGGGATGGTAACGACTCCAGCAAAGTTGGCGAGTTGCCATTTGATGAACTTTGCATGGTATACAGCAACATACCAGTTACGGTATGTTTTTTAAATGAGCGGTTATAGTTGGCCGCAACCTCTGCGTGGAATGTTGATGACACCACCGGTGTACCTGGAGCGTAGCCTAAATAATCAGTCCCGGTATCGGGGTTAATATCATTTAAAGAATAGGTATTGCTTATCCTGTCGTAACTGGTTGGATTAACATAAAAAGGAATATAATTACGCGATACCGAGAAGTTAGCCCTGCGGTTGGTGTTCATCATCCCTCTTAAGGAAAGGCCCTGGGTAACGATATCGGAAAAATCCTGATTAATCTCGTACTGGGCACCCATTAATGAGGATGATGAGGTTTGATAGCCCTTAACCATATCTGCATACGGGTTCAGGTACTGCCCCCTGTCGGCATTGCCAAACAGGATATGGCCGGTGCCTTTGTGCAAAGCATCTGGCTGATAGTAGGGCTGAAACAGAACAGGGCTGGTTTTAAGCATCTCCAGGTAAAATGCCGAGCCGCCGCCAATAGGGCCAACGTACTCATCAAACGTACCAAACAAGCGCACTAATGCAGTAGTTGATTTGGTTACCTTAACATTTACGTTTGAACGCAGCGAAAACGTTTTCATATTAATGTTGCTGTTGAAGTTGTTACGCGGATCAACTTTAAGGATACCATTGTCCTGATTAACCGCGCCGGCAACATAATAAGTAGCAATTTGGCCGCCTCCGCTTAAGTTTAAGTTAAGGCGCTGGTTGTTGGTTTGTTTTTTAAAAAGCTCATCTTTCCAGTTAACAGCCGGGTACATCCCCGCATTAATGCCCGATTGGGTATTATCTATCTTTTGCTGCGGGAATAGCTCGCCTGCATTAGGGTTACGGGTTAGCAGGGCCTCGTTATTTAGCTTCATATAGGTAATCGGGTCGGCCAGCTGAATATCCCGGGTTGGTGCCGATATGGAGTTTTCAAAGCGGATACTTACTTTGGCTTTGCCCTCTTTACCCTGTTTGGTAGTTACTAAAATTACGCCGTTGGCACCCCTTGCGCCGTATATGGCGTTGGCGGTAGCATCTTTCATGATAGAGAATGTGGCAATATCGTCAACATTTAAACGGGCTAATTCGGTGGTGGTATACTCCATCCCATCGATCAGGATAAGCGGATCTTTCTTGTAACCAAAAGTTGTTGCCCCGCGGATAAAAAACTCGGCATTATCAGCCCCCGGCTCGCCACTACGCTGATAAGAGATAACACCAGCCAGCCTGCCGGCCAGTGCGGTAGTAAGGTTGCTGGATGGTACCTTAAGCTCGCCGGGCTTGATGGTAGTGATTGAACCTACCACCGATTCCTTTTTTTGCGTGCCGTAAGCCACCGTAACCACTTCTACACTATTTAAGGCATTTACATTGGGTTTAAGAAGGACATTAATATTATGCTGGTTTTTAACAGGTATTTCCTGGGTAGTATAACCGATCATGGTATAGATCAGGATAACATTTTCATCGGGTACATCCAAAATGTATTTACCATTAAGATCGGTTGTGGTACCAATGCTTTCTTTACCCTTAACCCTTACCGATACGCCCGGCAATGGCCCCGTAGAATCGGCTACCGAACCCGTTATGGTAATTTTAGCAGCCAGGCTCATTAACGGGTCCTTCTTTTCGGTAACAACCAGAGTTTTTGAGATAATAATATAATTATCCTTTTCGCTGTACGATAAATTGCGTGGGCTTAGCAGCAAATTAAGCGTCTGGGCGACAGTACGTTTACCCAGGGGCAGGTTAACATGGTGAAATGCCTGAACATCGGCAGGTTTATAGGCAAATCTGAAATCGGTAGATTTTTCGATCTGTTTTAAGGCAAATTCAAGGCTGTTGTCTGATATGCTTAATGTTATTATTTTTTCTTTAACATTCTGGCCTGTTGCCGTGCTGGCCGTTACCATGCCGCAACAGGTTAGCAGTACCGACAGTATTAATGCAGTACACCTCATAATGAATACTAAGTTTGTAAGCTTTCGATAAGGGGTATTACTTTTGATAAGTAATAATAAATTCATACTTTTAATTGATTTTAAATTGATTGACGAGATCGGTTTTTGATCGCTGTTACAGCAATTAGTTGAACATAGGCGCTGTAACATTACTGATCGCTGTGGTGCCAGCCACGGCGGTCAGTTTTCAAAAAAAAGAAATAGTGCAGGTGTATTTAAGGAGAAATTTTGATCATAATGGGCTTATTAGGTTTATTATTTGGGTTAATTAGTTAGTTTAACTGTTTTCACATCACCACTGGCTGAAATAGTGTAATGGAAGGCGTTAAGCCGGCTAAGCACATTTAATACTTTTTCCAGGCTTTCTTTTTTCAAAAACGATGCAGAAAAACGCGTTTGGTTACCGCGAAGGGCTTTAATATCAAATTTTACATTATACCAGCGTTCAATTATTTCTGCCGCTTCCTGTATATTCAGGTTATTTAATATCAGGCTTCCGTCTTTCCAGCCGATAGCATCGTTGGCATTTACCAAAAACTCTTCGGCTTTTTTATTTTGATAGTTGTAGGTTAATTTATGGTTGGGTGTTAGTATACCCAATTTATTACTGCCCTCAAGTACACTTACCTTGCCCCGGGCTACCGTTACATTCAACTTTTTATTACCATATGCCTCAATGTCAAAAGCGGTTCCAAGCACCTGTGTTTTTATGCTGCCGGTATGTACAATAAACGGCCTGGCGGCATCGTGCGCCACATCAAAAAAGGCTTCGCCTTGTAAAAACACTTCGCGTGTTTTGCCTGTAAAATCTTTCGGATACTTTAATATACTGCCGGCGTTTACCGCTACTACCGTACCATCCGGAAATTGAAACTGGGCATGGTGCCCCGCCGGGACAGCATACTGAAGATAGGCTACCGGGGCCGCTTGTTCTGTACCGAACAATTTATATCCGGCTATGCCAACCGTACCGGCTATCAACAGGGATGCCGCCACCTTAAGCCAATTTTTTTTAAATAGCCCCAAACGGCTATTTACAGCGGGGGGTGTTTTTAGAAATCGCGGATCGTTAATGATCCGATCGTAAACGCTTTCTCTTTGTGGCTGCGAGACAGGGATATGGTAAACGATCTCTTTCCAAACGCTGTCCATTGCCTCGTATAGGGCTTCGTTTTGATGGGTTTGATGGATCAGTTCCATCAATTCATCATACTCTTCACGACTGATCCTGTTTTCAGCGAAGCTTATTAAAAGCTGCTGTAAGCGTTTTTCGTTCACCTGGATGTAAATCTATATACGGTTTATACAGGTAATACACACAAACGCGCCGCAAGGACTACTGTAATGAAAATTATTTTTTTTGCAGCAGGAAAGCGATCAAAAGAAAAATACTGAGATGAGAGCGGCTGAGTTGCACGCGCAGGGTTTTAACAGCCCGAACCAAATGGTTTTTAACGGTATTGCGCGATATATCCAGTCTTTCGGCTATCTCATCATAGCTAAGCCCATCGCGGCGGCTGAGGCGGAAAACCTGTTGCTGTTGTTGGGGCAGCTTAATGATCGATTCTTCGCTGAAACGTT comes from Mucilaginibacter mali and encodes:
- a CDS encoding TonB-dependent receptor, with translation MRCTALILSVLLTCCGMVTASTATGQNVKEKIITLSISDNSLEFALKQIEKSTDFRFAYKPADVQAFHHVNLPLGKRTVAQTLNLLLSPRNLSYSEKDNYIIISKTLVVTEKKDPLMSLAAKITITGSVADSTGPLPGVSVRVKGKESIGTTTDLNGKYILDVPDENVILIYTMIGYTTQEIPVKNQHNINVLLKPNVNALNSVEVVTVAYGTQKKESVVGSITTIKPGELKVPSSNLTTALAGRLAGVISYQRSGEPGADNAEFFIRGATTFGYKKDPLILIDGMEYTTTELARLNVDDIATFSIMKDATANAIYGARGANGVILVTTKQGKEGKAKVSIRFENSISAPTRDIQLADPITYMKLNNEALLTRNPNAGELFPQQKIDNTQSGINAGMYPAVNWKDELFKKQTNNQRLNLNLSGGGQIATYYVAGAVNQDNGILKVDPRNNFNSNINMKTFSLRSNVNVKVTKSTTALVRLFGTFDEYVGPIGGGSAFYLEMLKTSPVLFQPYYQPDALHKGTGHILFGNADRGQYLNPYADMVKGYQTSSSSLMGAQYEINQDFSDIVTQGLSLRGMMNTNRRANFSVSRNYIPFYVNPTSYDRISNTYSLNDINPDTGTDYLGYAPGTPVVSSTFHAEVAANYNRSFKKHTVTGMLLYTMQSSSNGNSPTLLESLPSRNITLGGRATYAYDNRFFGEFNFGYNGSERFSTSHRFGFFPSVGAAWYISNEKFWDPLKKVVDKFKIRGNYGLVGNDAIGSASDRFFYLSNVNMNDAAYAAAFGTDAAYSRNGISVSRYDNNEITWETARNSTFGVEMTLFGKMDITAEYFIEHRSNILMPRASIPLTMGLEGSPPQANVGKSRSTSVDISLTYNSRIGKDLSFNILGNFTYARNFFSAYEEPMYPNAWSYHVGRPISQQWGYIAERLFVDDEEVRSSPTQNFGSAPTRAGDIKFRDVNNDGVINKDDMVPIGFPTSPEIVYGFGFSSSYKSVDFSAFFQGSGHVSFWIDPTATAPFTNYREKSTDYPGMQPVNQLLKAYADDHWSEGNRNLYALWPRLSPDAANNVNNAQPSTWFMRDGSFLRVKQVEIGYTLPKNLVRKAGLASVRIYANGTNLATLSGFKLWDVEMGGNGLKYPNQRVINFGIQAGF
- a CDS encoding FecR family protein; translated protein: MNEKRLQQLLISFAENRISREEYDELMELIHQTHQNEALYEAMDSVWKEIVYHIPVSQPQRESVYDRIINDPRFLKTPPAVNSRLGLFKKNWLKVAASLLIAGTVGIAGYKLFGTEQAAPVAYLQYAVPAGHHAQFQFPDGTVVAVNAGSILKYPKDFTGKTREVFLQGEAFFDVAHDAARPFIVHTGSIKTQVLGTAFDIEAYGNKKLNVTVARGKVSVLEGSNKLGILTPNHKLTYNYQNKKAEEFLVNANDAIGWKDGSLILNNLNIQEAAEIIERWYNVKFDIKALRGNQTRFSASFLKKESLEKVLNVLSRLNAFHYTISASGDVKTVKLTN